The DNA window tcaCTGACTATATCTGGCTACTGTCTATTTCTTTTATCTTCATCTCCCTTTTCTGAGGAATGCATCATGTGTTTCATTTATATCTTCTCTCCACAATTTGTTCTCAGGTTGTGAATTGACGGCATGAATAATCTTTTAAACTGATGTaactgttttgattttttatatatttacactttTTATGGTGACCTGATTTGAATTATTTCCCCTGCAGAGGTATGCTGATTTACCTGGTTACACCTGTAACAGTGTCCTGATCTTTTTTGTGGAGGAGGGTATGGGTAGTTGACCTGATTTTTACACCTGTTGGTCAGAGAGGAGAATCCTCATGTAGGCTCTCTCAGCATCAGCCGAGATGTCAAACACAGCCAAAGGTAGCTCATCATCTTCAATTGGACTCCAGTTCCATTTCAGATTTTCTGACACCTAAACCAAATAAATACATGATCAATTTCTTATGCCATGAAAATAGACTTAAAACCATTACTTGAATCTAacctactttttaaaaaatatttccaattCTACTTAAAATAACAGGGAAAAACACCCCCACCTGTCTGCACATCTTTGTATTACAAGTATGACAAGTATTTCTATCCTCTTCCTAATCGCTTTAACTCTTTTCTCCTTAGAGGTTTATATCCTTTAACCCTTAATGACGCGTTTTGACGACCCTGGCCATATCCTTAATGACGACTTTTGACGCACCCTATATACAGCTCTTAATTAGACCCCTCAACACCTGttgtttattataaacattgacTGGTATACACCTGGCCATGTATACGGATGGTTGTTCACTCAttctaaataaagatatcaCGTGATTTACCTGTGTATGGTGGCGTGATGCATTACTACAATAAACAAAGATGGCGGACTACGATGCGGACATCGCACATGTTTACACTTTATGTTAATAATCAAGTTTAGAGGCAGAATTTTCTAGATTTATTGGTAGTGAGATTGAATAATAAAAGCCAGATGtcaaattcatgcaaaattttgtggaaaaatcTGTGTAGTTACAGAAAACGGAACAAAAGGTGTGCATTACCTGCAACCCCTAAACACatgaatataccggtaaatttgaattttttcaaaaagttaacACACTTATTTTGTTAACATGTTAGATTTATCAAATCCTCTTACACCATTTACTTGAAAAAATCGTAAATATAAGTCTGAAAACGATAGACATGAATTGAAAAGTCAACCACAGGTACATCAAATTATTTACTATCAAAAAACGAATTCCATAATGACAATGGAAtctttctataaaaattatttaataattatttgtaatacataCAGTTTGAAATATGTTTATCAAGTATCTGTAGTGAAATTATTCTTAATAAAGCTTTAATGTAGAAcactcagttttattttcatatacctgTTAGCACCTGAATTGTTTTAATAGtgacttaaataaaaaaaaattcaatgaatattgaaaatttaattcattacaaatccattgatatataattttctatgtGTTTGATTTGCTAAGACCTATATAAGTCTATTCAAAAACACACACCAGCTGTTTTCAGTTCATCTGAAAACACTCTAAGGGTAGCCCAGGGTAGAGTGTTAAGGATATGGCCTATGCGTCAAAAGGTGGCATTAAGGGGTAAAGAGTTAAAGTATGTGTTTTTTTAACCCCCATTCATTCTAAACATCTGATGAAATCTACCTCTCCCAATGCAGCAGCCCACTTTTCATGGAAACTCTTGAGTTAAACAGCCATGGCTGAACCAGGCTATCTATAACCAACCTCCCACATTCCTCTAGCTAACCTTTTGAGGGAACTCTGGGGCGTAGCAGCCATGGCTGAACCATGATATATGTTCCTCCTCTTCCTCCACTGTGCAAATACAGCAATGGGGGATGTTGTAGGACTTCAGACTGTGTCCCCTTAGTCGGGCTACAGCAATCACATCGTCCTCAGAGATCTCGTAGCCTACAGATAAAGCACATCGGTTCCATAAATATCcatgaatattttaaacatattgtttCTAATATTTATAATCTATCTCACTACATGTatctcagtaaaaaaaaatttgaactcTATTACTATTAGCAAGAAGGAAGTTAGAACATACAGATAAAGTCTCATTACACATTGTTTAATTGATCTCTGTTGTAAAATGTGCTTACATGAATGAAACATCTATATAATTAGCTGCATGTACAAAAATCTTGTAACAGTAAAATCAGGACTAATAATTCACATATGTTATCATTAGTTTGCTAGACATAACACTGAATAGTGTATATGATTGTACATACATACAAAACAACCATTAATTTTCAAGAAGTGTACATGCATGTAACTGTAttgcaaatgaaaattatgatttcATACAATAAGGTTTAATAAGTTTACCTATGAGAGAAAAGTCCTGGAGTTTGTTACACCTCCACGCCAGCATCACAAAAGGATCCTCGTCTGTCTGGCTGATGTAAGGGACAGGGTAGCCATCCATCAGGCCATCCAAAATATACACTGACTGCAGACTGTTTCTGCAAAGGTAAACAGAGCTGAAAACCCTTGTACATTTTTTTGTAGcccattttattttccttattttgtttcattactGCACAGCAGTTTCATCTcaagttgtttttttataaaGCAAATAATTTGTAGCAAAACATTTCATCATAAATTAAATCTTTGTATTATAGAAACTTTGTTAGCCAAACCTGTAGTGTGTGGACATATAGTTAATTGCTGCAGTGTTTAAATTGGTGCAGAAAAACTGACGAAAGTGGGCTAGTGGTAGGTTTGGCTGCAGAATATCCAGTAGCGACTCTACACCATCAAATGAATGGACAAAATTGATGGTGACCTCTAGCACAGGATTATGAGCAGATACCATCTGCCATGTTGCATTCGAAATCTTCTCATGAGTACTCTCAATACCATGAACATGTATGATCAGTCTCTCCAATTTTGCACGGCTTCTGTCAACGAAACTTTCGAGGACACTGTTTGTAAGGTAGTCGTAATCAATGCTGAGATGAGTCAGCTGATAGAATGGTCTGAGGTCATCGGGGGTCAACCATATGATTCCATAATTTTCACTATCTTCTTTGACACTGGCAAGGAATAAATGTTTGAGGGACTGCGAGTGGTGTTTGGATAACAATTGCAATAGGTGATTGGAATGTTCAAGAAGCTCTTCAACACAGCCCAAAGAGAAGTGCCTTAGTCGTCTGCTAGTTTGAACAATGGTTTCAATACCATTCAGAAATCtaccaaaacaaaatataatataatcacATTCATAATAAATTCACAAacaattttataagattaagtTATCATTAAGTATACGGAAATGTTTATAAACATTACAGCGGAATTTGATTGGGCTGAGAACAGTCAGCTGACTTTGCAGTGTCACAGCTGTTTACCTGTTTACGAAGTTCGAATCAGGCCATTCAATGTGACAGCTAGACGGGAAAAGAGCAAAATGTTGCAAATTCTTGTTGGATCCAAGAATGGTGATGATTCTCATGCCCTCTCTCACCTCTAAACAGTTATGCGCATTAAACTTAATCACTGCTTCTCTCACGAAACGGCCACATCTGTCTGCTAAAAATCTCGACCTGTGCCTCTTCGAAAATCCCAGTTGGAACTTAATTTTGCTCCATAAAGATGGATGAAAAAGACAGTTCCTCCATCGTTTGTTAACTGAAGACGCTTTCAGTCGGTCTTCATGCGAAAGATACGACAGTATGTCCACAATAAGTACGCTGGGCAACGAGCCCCATCTTGGACCCGCTgccatttttgtttttctgcCAAAAGTGACGTAAGGTCACGtgacataaatatttttgttgcgAGACTTCGCATTCGGAAAATCTCGCCGACGCTCGACACTTTCCGTGATGACAAGCCCCATGCCACATAAAGCacaaaaatgtgtgcgaaaaaATCTCTGCGTGCGTATTTCTACGAGGCGCcgttttaataaacatttttgacgTACTTTCtgatataaaagaaaatcaatattttatgcaaaaaattcGCG is part of the Crassostrea angulata isolate pt1a10 chromosome 3, ASM2561291v2, whole genome shotgun sequence genome and encodes:
- the LOC128176546 gene encoding F-box only protein 33-like translates to MAAGPRWGSLPSVLIVDILSYLSHEDRLKASSVNKRWRNCLFHPSLWSKIKFQLGFSKRHRSRFLADRCGRFVREAVIKFNAHNCLEVREGMRIITILGSNKNLQHFALFPSSCHIEWPDSNFVNRFLNGIETIVQTSRRLRHFSLGCVEELLEHSNHLLQLLSKHHSQSLKHLFLASVKEDSENYGIIWLTPDDLRPFYQLTHLSIDYDYLTNSVLESFVDRSRAKLERLIIHVHGIESTHEKISNATWQMVSAHNPVLEVTINFVHSFDGVESLLDILQPNLPLAHFRQFFCTNLNTAAINYMSTHYRNSLQSVYILDGLMDGYPVPYISQTDEDPFVMLAWRCNKLQDFSLIGYEISEDDVIAVARLRGHSLKSYNIPHCCICTVEEEEEHISWFSHGCYAPEFPQKVSENLKWNWSPIEDDELPLAVFDISADAERAYMRILLSDQQV